One Armatimonadota bacterium genomic window carries:
- the lhgO gene encoding L-2-hydroxyglutarate oxidase translates to MTPVGSLSGIDATHYDVAVVGGGIVGLATTLALITRHPGLRMIVLEKERELAAHQTGHNSGVIHSGIYYKPGSYKARLCVDGNGLLKAFCDEHRVRYENCGKIIVATDERELPRLDDLFARGVANGVEGLRKMGPEEIREIEPHASGLRAIHSPNTAIVDFQEVARAMAAEARRRGVEIATGARVTAIAGESGGLRLLTTRGEVRAGYLVNCAGLYSDAVARMAGETPDVRVVPFRGEYCMLKPQRRYLVRGLIYPVPDPEFPFLGVHLTRTVHGEVEAGPNAVFAYAREGYTRWRVHPGEMLETLTYPGFWRMAGRHWRTGLHEVWRSFSTRAFVAALQRLVPDLRLTDVVRHGAGVRAQALARDGTLVDDFRILRSRRAIHVLNAPSPAATAALAIGRHVAGLATEDFGLKTSGISPRI, encoded by the coding sequence ATGACGCCTGTTGGTTCCCTCTCCGGCATTGATGCTACCCACTACGACGTTGCGGTCGTCGGCGGCGGCATCGTGGGCCTGGCCACCACGCTGGCGCTGATCACGCGGCATCCGGGTCTCCGCATGATCGTCCTCGAGAAGGAACGCGAGCTGGCAGCCCACCAGACCGGGCACAACAGCGGCGTGATCCACTCGGGCATCTACTACAAGCCAGGGTCCTACAAGGCACGGCTCTGCGTTGACGGCAACGGGCTGCTGAAGGCCTTCTGCGATGAGCACCGCGTGCGCTATGAGAACTGCGGCAAGATCATCGTCGCCACCGACGAACGCGAACTGCCGCGCCTGGACGATCTGTTCGCTCGCGGTGTGGCCAACGGCGTGGAGGGCCTGCGCAAGATGGGCCCCGAGGAGATCCGGGAAATCGAGCCGCACGCGTCGGGCCTGCGCGCGATCCACTCGCCCAACACGGCGATCGTGGATTTCCAAGAGGTGGCGCGCGCCATGGCAGCCGAGGCCCGGCGCCGCGGTGTGGAGATCGCAACCGGCGCGCGCGTGACCGCGATCGCCGGGGAATCCGGCGGCCTCCGGCTGTTGACGACGCGCGGTGAAGTGCGCGCGGGCTATTTGGTGAACTGCGCCGGTCTCTACTCCGATGCGGTCGCGCGGATGGCCGGGGAGACCCCGGACGTGCGCGTCGTACCCTTCCGCGGGGAGTACTGCATGCTGAAGCCCCAGCGGCGGTACCTGGTGCGTGGACTGATCTACCCGGTGCCCGATCCAGAGTTCCCATTCCTGGGGGTGCACCTCACGCGCACCGTGCACGGCGAGGTCGAGGCCGGTCCCAACGCCGTGTTCGCGTACGCCCGCGAGGGATACACCAGGTGGCGCGTGCATCCGGGCGAGATGCTCGAAACCCTGACCTATCCAGGGTTCTGGCGGATGGCCGGACGTCACTGGCGCACCGGTCTCCACGAGGTCTGGCGGTCTTTCAGCACCAGGGCTTTCGTGGCCGCGCTGCAACGACTCGTACCCGACCTTCGCCTGACCGACGTGGTCCGCCATGGCGCCGGCGTGCGGGCGCAGGCGCTGGCGCGCGACGGCACGCTGGTGGACGACTTCCGGATACTGCGGTCGCGGCGTGCGATCCACGTGCTGAACGCGCCGTCGCCGGCGGCCACGGCCGCGCTGGCCATCGGCCGCCACGTCGCTGGCCTGGCCACAGAGGACTTCGGGCTGAAGACATCAGGTATCTCCCCGCGCATTTGA
- a CDS encoding ferritin: MFFSDKMNNALNEQIGHEFAASLQYVAIATHFDSAGLTGLAKHFYSQAEEEREHGMRILRYVLDAGGTVAIPAIPAPKGKFKSAEECVKLSVDWENTVTKQIHAIVELAIKENDYTTQNAMQWFVEEQLEEVSSMEALLSIVRMAGESGLLQVEDYLARKGAK; this comes from the coding sequence ATGTTCTTCAGCGACAAGATGAACAACGCGCTAAACGAGCAGATCGGCCATGAGTTCGCGGCCTCGCTCCAGTACGTCGCCATCGCCACGCACTTCGACTCGGCGGGTTTGACCGGGCTGGCCAAGCACTTCTACAGCCAGGCGGAAGAGGAGCGCGAGCACGGCATGCGCATCCTGCGCTATGTCCTGGATGCGGGGGGCACGGTAGCCATCCCGGCCATTCCCGCTCCCAAGGGCAAGTTCAAGAGCGCCGAGGAGTGCGTGAAGCTCTCCGTGGACTGGGAGAACACGGTGACCAAGCAGATCCACGCGATCGTGGAGCTGGCCATCAAGGAGAACGACTACACCACCCAGAACGCGATGCAGTGGTTTGTTGAGGAGCAGCTCGAGGAAGTGTCCAGCATGGAGGCGCTGCTCAGCATCGTCAGGATGGCCGGCGAGAGCGGCCTGCTCCAGGTGGAGGACTACCTAGCCCGGAAGGGCGCGAAGTAG
- a CDS encoding MFS transporter, translating into MLTLRPRHERFFSRAFVDLWIVAMTTFFGFQLLTAALPLYAVRLGADDAVIGLMIGLVAVVALFVRPLAGWWVDRGNGVAPLTVGAAIYALCALGYWLAPSVGALLALRATSGLAIAFFVTASQALAANLAPAQRRGEALSLFGLAATLSGGIAPPAGVAISQAAGYPALFAACIAAGLLGVLLAGPLRSLPPNPADHRGTRLINLAVLMPGSLLVTLAVTFGTNVALLAVHASRRDLSNPGMVFVAQAAGLLLAQTLAGRLSDRYGRLAVIWPALVLASAGMWATSLLSGGWLLVAALLSGLGLGLGNPALYALAADLVPAHERGSAMGTMGVFHEIGIGMGAIGGGLLGRAIGLGQMYLLAGFLPALGAAFAFALRSSRAGKEPPVSFV; encoded by the coding sequence TTGCTGACATTGCGGCCCCGGCACGAGCGCTTTTTCAGCCGCGCGTTTGTTGACCTTTGGATAGTCGCCATGACCACCTTCTTTGGATTCCAGTTGCTGACCGCTGCTCTCCCCCTGTACGCGGTGCGGCTCGGAGCCGATGACGCCGTGATTGGGCTGATGATTGGGCTGGTCGCGGTTGTGGCGCTCTTCGTTCGACCCCTCGCCGGATGGTGGGTTGACCGCGGGAACGGCGTGGCGCCGCTGACGGTCGGCGCGGCGATCTACGCGCTCTGCGCGCTCGGATACTGGCTGGCACCCTCGGTGGGCGCGCTGCTTGCCCTGCGGGCCACCTCCGGCCTGGCGATCGCGTTCTTCGTGACGGCGAGCCAGGCCTTGGCCGCCAACCTCGCACCTGCGCAGCGCCGTGGCGAGGCCCTCAGTCTGTTTGGGCTGGCGGCGACGTTGAGCGGGGGAATAGCGCCGCCGGCCGGCGTGGCGATCTCACAGGCCGCCGGTTACCCAGCCCTGTTCGCGGCGTGCATTGCCGCCGGCCTGCTGGGCGTGCTGCTTGCAGGGCCCTTGCGGTCGCTCCCGCCCAATCCCGCCGACCATCGCGGTACGCGGCTGATCAACCTGGCGGTCCTGATGCCGGGCTCGCTGCTGGTGACGCTCGCGGTGACGTTTGGGACGAACGTCGCCCTGCTGGCGGTCCATGCCAGCCGCCGCGACCTGTCCAATCCGGGCATGGTGTTCGTAGCACAGGCCGCGGGTCTTCTCCTGGCGCAGACGCTTGCCGGACGCCTCTCCGACCGGTATGGACGCCTGGCGGTCATCTGGCCGGCGCTGGTCCTGGCCTCCGCCGGGATGTGGGCGACCTCGCTGCTCTCCGGAGGATGGCTGCTGGTAGCTGCCTTGCTTTCGGGCCTGGGCTTGGGCCTGGGCAATCCCGCGCTCTACGCGCTGGCAGCCGATTTGGTTCCTGCCCACGAACGCGGGAGCGCCATGGGCACGATGGGGGTCTTTCACGAGATCGGCATCGGCATGGGAGCGATCGGCGGAGGGTTGTTGGGACGCGCGATCGGGCTCGGGCAGATGTACCTGCTGGCCGGGTTCCTACCCGCATTGGGCGCGGCGTTCGCGTTTGCCCTGAGATCCTCACGAGCCGGGAAGGAACCGCCCGTTAGTTTCGTTTAG
- a CDS encoding beta-lactamase family protein, translating into MTAYHLNRRTLLRLAALGAGATFLPVTIVEKACLAQAAPESLDGLLEPVRAAHRMPALAGAFVQGSDVAAIGATGVRRSGTDDRVQVHDRFHIGSCTKSMTATLIALLVEQGMLSWGATVADVFPDMLGKIHPGYHRVTVVHLLSLRSGLPDDRSPDPAIWPQVRALTGPLPQQRRALIEIVLSRAPVAEPGSRMIYSNFGYAIAGAFAEQVTGQRWEDLMRQKLFSPLGMNTVGFGAPGFTQPWGHTPAGCHPVAPGPDADNPQAIGPAGTVHCSMSDWARYAALHLRGARGEPGLLVGTESFRRLHRDEFGQGYALGWGVVQRGWADGTALTHAGSNTLWYAVIWLAPARNAAFLAATNCGSEGGFRACDAAVGAMITKYLS; encoded by the coding sequence ATGACGGCCTACCACCTGAACAGGCGGACCCTCCTGAGGCTCGCGGCTCTTGGCGCAGGCGCCACTTTCCTGCCCGTCACCATCGTGGAGAAGGCGTGCCTGGCTCAGGCAGCGCCCGAGAGCCTGGACGGGTTGCTCGAGCCGGTCCGCGCTGCGCACCGAATGCCCGCGCTGGCCGGCGCCTTCGTGCAGGGCAGCGACGTTGCAGCGATCGGCGCGACTGGCGTGCGTCGCTCCGGAACCGACGATCGCGTGCAGGTGCACGATCGGTTTCACATCGGCTCGTGCACCAAGTCCATGACGGCCACGCTCATCGCCCTGCTGGTCGAACAAGGTATGCTGTCCTGGGGAGCGACGGTGGCAGACGTCTTCCCGGACATGCTGGGCAAGATCCACCCCGGCTACCATCGGGTCACGGTGGTGCACCTGCTCTCTCTCCGATCCGGGCTGCCCGACGATCGCAGCCCGGACCCGGCGATCTGGCCGCAGGTCCGCGCACTGACCGGACCCCTCCCGCAGCAGAGGCGCGCGTTGATCGAAATAGTCCTTTCCCGCGCGCCGGTGGCCGAGCCGGGCTCGCGGATGATCTACTCGAACTTCGGGTATGCGATCGCCGGCGCGTTCGCCGAGCAGGTGACCGGGCAGAGATGGGAGGACCTGATGCGCCAGAAACTCTTTAGCCCGCTGGGGATGAACACCGTGGGCTTCGGCGCGCCGGGCTTCACTCAGCCGTGGGGGCATACGCCCGCCGGCTGCCATCCAGTTGCGCCGGGACCCGACGCAGACAACCCGCAGGCGATCGGGCCGGCAGGCACGGTCCACTGCTCGATGAGTGACTGGGCACGCTATGCCGCGCTCCACCTCAGGGGGGCGCGCGGTGAGCCCGGCCTCCTGGTCGGTACCGAGAGCTTTCGGCGCCTCCACCGGGATGAGTTCGGGCAGGGCTACGCCCTGGGATGGGGCGTGGTGCAAAGAGGTTGGGCCGATGGGACTGCCCTCACCCATGCCGGCAGCAACACCCTTTGGTACGCGGTCATCTGGCTTGCCCCGGCACGGAACGCCGCGTTCCTGGCCGCGACCAACTGTGGTTCTGAGGGCGGTTTCCGGGCGTGCGACGCGGCGGTGGGCGCGATGATCACGAAGTATCTCTCCTGA
- a CDS encoding endonuclease V, whose amino-acid sequence MIAAQVTLAAASPEPWRLAGGRPVSLASVAGCFVCFPRGSKGPGAAGDAGWAAAAWLTDGRLLAVSVVGGRAPAAYEPGLLALREGPLLEAAVRGLPGAPEVLIVNATGRDHPRRAGLALHLGAVLSLPTVGITARPLVAGGDWPPDESGAASPLRIGDEVVGFWLRTRRGTRPLAVHAAWRTDPETALAVVVAVTGDARTPEPLRLARRAAREARAMRAPERDIWNRSKQ is encoded by the coding sequence CTGATCGCCGCACAGGTGACACTCGCGGCCGCGTCGCCCGAACCGTGGCGCCTCGCCGGTGGCCGCCCGGTTTCCCTGGCCTCGGTGGCCGGCTGCTTCGTCTGCTTCCCAAGGGGATCCAAAGGCCCAGGGGCGGCAGGCGATGCCGGCTGGGCTGCCGCAGCATGGCTGACAGACGGCAGGCTGCTGGCGGTGTCCGTTGTCGGCGGGCGGGCGCCCGCGGCCTATGAGCCGGGGCTGCTTGCCCTGCGCGAGGGGCCGCTGCTGGAGGCGGCAGTGCGCGGCCTGCCCGGAGCGCCGGAGGTGCTCATCGTCAACGCCACGGGCCGCGACCATCCGCGACGCGCCGGCCTGGCGCTTCACCTGGGTGCCGTGCTGTCGCTGCCTACTGTGGGCATCACGGCAAGGCCGCTGGTTGCCGGGGGAGACTGGCCGCCCGACGAGAGCGGTGCCGCCAGTCCCCTGCGGATCGGCGATGAGGTCGTCGGGTTCTGGCTGCGCACAAGACGCGGCACACGCCCCCTGGCCGTGCATGCCGCCTGGCGTACCGATCCCGAGACCGCCCTGGCTGTCGTCGTGGCCGTGACCGGGGACGCCCGGACGCCCGAACCGCTACGTCTGGCGAGGCGCGCGGCACGGGAGGCGCGCGCGATGAGGGCTCCCGAAAGGGATATCTGGAATCGCAGCAAACAGTAG
- a CDS encoding DUF305 domain-containing protein, which yields MRNSPLLILAALVCLAPPGMLHAAAAPVALPKPAASPTPSPAISALSRLSGPAFDVAFMRELIPIHEEAVEIAMAATLHADHTELLRWNQVMIDRKSAQVRQKLAWLQEAGAAPGRRNVSVVTESVKRMRGLRGAALERAYLSLIAAHLEQSTALARLAATKADRQELRSMAQAIVAVEVREVARLRAWQRAWYP from the coding sequence GTGCGGAACTCGCCGCTGCTAATCCTCGCCGCCCTCGTGTGCCTGGCGCCGCCCGGCATGCTCCATGCCGCGGCCGCCCCGGTAGCCCTGCCCAAGCCGGCGGCCTCGCCCACGCCGAGTCCGGCGATCAGCGCGCTATCGCGCCTCAGCGGGCCGGCGTTCGACGTCGCCTTCATGCGGGAACTCATCCCCATCCACGAAGAAGCCGTGGAGATCGCGATGGCCGCCACACTGCACGCCGATCACACTGAGCTGCTGCGGTGGAACCAGGTGATGATCGACCGCAAGAGCGCTCAGGTCCGCCAAAAGCTGGCCTGGCTGCAGGAGGCCGGCGCTGCGCCGGGCCGGCGCAACGTAAGTGTCGTGACTGAATCGGTGAAGAGGATGCGGGGACTGCGGGGCGCCGCGCTCGAGCGGGCCTACCTGTCCCTGATTGCCGCGCACCTCGAGCAGAGCACAGCCCTGGCCAGACTGGCCGCAACGAAGGCCGACCGGCAGGAGCTGAGGAGCATGGCCCAGGCGATCGTGGCCGTGGAGGTCAGGGAGGTTGCCCGGCTCCGCGCCTGGCAGAGGGCCTGGTACCCGTAG